The genomic interval gtgACGCATTGTTTTCTGTccttctgatgatgagaatagtttctcaaaACATGTCACATTTCAAGCCTTTTCATTAAATGTCTCACTATAGTTATTTTACAAAGTATTTTCAAAGTGAATAGGATAATAAATGccaaatgaatgaataaatgtcgTTTTTCTAGGCCTGTGCAGACAAATTAGCTAGAGAGATAGAGGACTTTGGATGTCCACCTGATTTTCCAGAGGAGATTGAGGTTGAGGTAGTTGTTCATTCAGAGCCTATTATTAAAGACAAGTCAAAAGGAAAGAAGGTAACATGAGAATTATGTCTATCACTATGCCGCTATCGATCAGTACTTAAACtgatttacaattttataaaggatctttcacacctgttccagcATTGTTCAGGTCCTGGATGTTTTGTTTGTATGTGGCTACGCGCATATCAATAGCCGCATAGTCGCGTGGAGCGTTGTGAAATCGATGCATTGACGTTCAATTTGATTTTACGGTGCCAAACCAAAACCATGTCAGAACGGGTGTGAAAGATTgtataacaaaaacattaaatatctttggaaataacattatttacatttttttttgaaagAGTAAACTGGCTGCAAAGAAAGGCACTGCCAACTACCAGTGGCAGATAATGGAATCACTCGGAATTCCTGCTGAAGAAATCCCCAAATTTGCTGATGCCATGTACTGGTTTGAGTACTTCCCTCCAAGAGCTAAGGAAGATTTACGCAGCATGGGTATAAAGGTATTGATGTAgtttatttatcaatgttcagaattttttattttccttcaaaggaaaataaaacagctacaaaataaaatagtaatacaaaatataacaataaatatcGTGAAATAAAGTGTTTTGTAAAAGCAGTCTTAAGTACAAAGTTTTCCAGTTTAGCAAGGCAAAAGCTATagaaaacaaccttattgctacacatttctaaaattgtgtaacAAAAAATGCAATACAAAAATTGGTTTTATTAGCAGTATttctaaacaattttttatgtAGAAATTTTTCCCTAGTtggaaacaaaaacaaatgtgtaCCCTGACATCTATTAAAAATGTACATGATTTTGCAACGTGTTTTGCAGGTCGATTGGCGGCGTACATTCTACACAACCGATGTGAACCCATTCTACGATTCATTTGTACGTTGGCAGTTTTTGCATCTAAAAGAAGGCAACAAGATTAAGTTTGGTAAACGTTATACCATTTACTCGCCAAAGGATGGGCAACCATGCATGGACCACGACCGCCAGACTGGAGAAGGCGTCGGACCACAAGAGTATACTCTAATCAAGATGAAAGCAAATAAGCCATACCCAGAAAAACTgaagtaatttaattaatatttaaaccaCGCTCTTTATAAGGAATTTGAAGTGTTGCCTCATGGCCGTAGGTGTAACtgtaaaagaaattaatttgtaCCTGTTGCCAATAAgctattaaatacattaaattttattatgttaacttaaacattttataattcttAAGAGTtctatattttatgtaaatttgtactttttattgtaaGCTGATGTAATTCATCCAttctcaaaaaataaaaaaaagaatataaaaaaaagatatatactGATACTGATACTGGTTCTTGGTTTGATGCAAATGGACTTTTAATAAACATCGaaaaaactaattatttattatttcatccACTCCAAAAGAAAGTTAACGTATCAAACTTAAAAGTTACTTTAAAtggaaaaaatataaacaaaaaatctGAAACTCTATTCTTAGGTATAATTGTATACGAACATCTAAGTTGGAAACCGCACCAATATTATGTTGCAAATAAAGTATCTAAATCTAtaggaataataaataaactgaaGTTTACTTTCcctcaacatattttaattacattatacAATTCTCTTATCCTTCCTTACTTACAATATTGCAACCTTATTTGGTGCAGTGATTATCCTTCAAACATGGATAGGTTACTAAAACTCCAAAAACGTGTTGTTCGAATTATCAACCTAGCACCATTTGCCTCAACTTCTGAAccattgtttaaaaaacttaaTATCTTAAAAGTAATAGATTTACATAGACAACAAATACTTACTTTTATGTTCCAATATGTTAAAGGTCAACTTCCATTCTctataatatcattatttaaaaaaccaaaGACCGTCCATAGTTATTATCTTAAGAACTCAAATTTACTTTATGTTCCTTTTGTAAGACTTAGCAAAAGCCAATTTTTTATTACAGTTCATGGACCTAAATTATGGAATAACTTAAAAgagaatctaaaaaaatgtaaaaatgcaaaaatattcagacatcaaattaagtttaattatttggaaaattatcattcataaatattctattattattatgccaATTTTACCTAatttgtacacatttttattttgtatttatgttttgttgGGTCTTTCTGAGACAGGCCTTGGCCTCTAAGTCTGATCCAAATtaatgaaatcattatttgtttatattgtttacattgtttaagttttcattaattgaatcaatgtgaaatgaaatgaaatgaaatgaaaataacaaaGTACTTCACAAATTGATAAGATTCCTTTTAACTCATATTTGGTTTTTTGTTTAGACATCTTTCTGACAAAGATATATTTCTTGTTGCTGCTACTCTGAGACCAGAGACCATGTATGGGCAGACAAATTGTTGGCTGCACCCAGACATTAAGTACATTGCTTACAAGACCAAAGACGGTGAAGTGTTCATAAGCACTAAGAGGGCAGCCCGCAATATGTCATTCCAAGGATTTTTTAAAGAGGAAGGCAAAGTTGATGTGGTAGCAAACATCACAGGGCAGGTATgtgaaatataacaaatacaataGTTAATGATACAAAAAGACATTTGTTTACATATAATTAAACACTGAAgttctgtcaacactatcaaatatggtagtgatatgctcaaatatggtggtTATAATtttatgctcaaatatggtagttatatgacatcatcatggccatatataggcacatcacatttttggtcacataaagtttgatagtgtaaaacTATACAATACCATACAGTGTATACTATTCCAGTGCAAGTATAATACATGGATCCTTCAGTTGTTGTTGTAACCCCTGATTTCATTGGTTACAGGATATCATGGGAATGGCTCTCAGTGCTCCACTGACCTCATATAAGGTCATCTACACCTTACCTATGCTGACCATAAAGGAGGATAAAGGTTCAGGGGTCGTGACCAGTGTACCCTCGGACTCACCGGATGATTTTGCTGCGCTTAGAGACTTGAAAAAGAAAGCTGtaagttttcatttaaatttgttCATAGTTTTTATTCTTTTGAatcaaattaatgtttaaacaattaaatgtaagcaattatttattttaggctttcAGAGAGAAGTTTGGTGTAGCAGATCACATGGTACTGCCATTCGAACCGGTGCCAATCATTGATGTACCATCCTTTGGTAACTTGTCGGCTGTGACCGTGTGTGAGCAGATGAAGATCCAGAGCcaaaatgacaaaatacaaCTACAGGAGGCTAAAGAGAAGGTCTATCTCAAAGGCTTCTATGATGGGGTAAGTTTGTTGGCTCATTTTGGCATCCTTTAAACACCTCTcatctttttataatgtttttaaactatacaaaacaaaattactgAATATAGAAAAACTATTCTTTCACAGGTGATGCTTGTAGATGAGTACAAAGGTCAAAAGGTCCAGGATGTAAAGAAACTTGTACAGAAGAAGATGTACGACAGCAAGGAGGCGTGCAAGTACATGGAACCTGAAAGAAAGGTCACATCCAGGTCAGGTGATAAATGCGTGGTGGCACTATGTGATCAATGGTTCTTGGATTATGGTGAAGAAAAGTGGAAAGCACTTACTACCAAGGCCTTGGAAAACGCGAATACGTAAGTCTAAGTTGTTGTcctatttggttttttttaactaACCTTTTATATAGTCGAAAATATTAGTAAATTTTTCTTCTGGTactagtttttaaaattatctttaatttttatggttattatagttataaaatatttgttattcttCCAGTTATTGCGATGAGACTCGGAAGAACTTTCTGGCAACCTTGGATTGGCTAAGAGAACATGCTTGTTCCAGGAGCTATGGTTTGGGTAAATACTATAGATGTATTTTACCCTCTATTTATATACTAGTCGCTAGATATTAAATAACTATAACTGTCAACAATGAAATTGGTTGATGTTCCAGCCTATAATACAATCAAAGTCAGGTGTTTGGTTCAACAATGATATTGGTTGATGTTCCAGCCTATAATACAATCAAAGTCAGGTGTTTGGTTCAACAATGATATTGGTTGATGTTCCAGCCTATAATACAATCAAAGTCAGGTGTTTGGTTCAACAATGATATTGGTTGATGTTCCAGCCTATAATACAATCAAAGTCAGGTGTTTGGTTCAACAATGATATTGGTTGATGTTCCAGCCTATAATACAATCAAAGTCAGGTGTTTGGTTCAACAATGATATTGGTTGATGTTCCAGCCTATAATACAATCAAAGTCAGGTGTTTGGTTCAACAATGATATTGGTTGATGTTCCAGCCTATAATACAATCAAATCAGGTGTTTGGTTCAACAATGATATTGATTGATGTTCCAGCCTATAATACAATCAAAGTCAGGTGTTTGGTTCAACAATGATATTGGTTGATGTTCCAGCCTATAATACAATCAAAGTCAGGTGTTTGGTTCAACAATGATATTGGTTGATGTTCCAGCCTATAATACAATCAAAGTCAGGTGTTTGGTTCAACAATGATATTGGTTGATGTTCCAGCCTATAATACAATCAAAGTCAGGTGTTTGGTTCAACAATGATATTGATTGATGTTCCAGCCTATAATACAATCAAAGTTAGGTGTTTGGTTCAACAATGATATTGGTTGATGTTCCAGCCTATAATACAATCAAAGTCAGGTGTTTGGTTCAACAATGATATTGGTTGATGTTCCAGCCTATAATACAATCAAAGTCAGGTGTTTGGTTCAACAATGATATTGGTTGATGTTCCAGCCTATAATACAATCAAAGTCAGGTGTTTGGTTCAACAATGATATTGGTTGATGTTCCAGCCTATAATACAATCAAATCAGGTGTTTGGTTCAACAATGATATTGATTGATGTTCCAGCCTATAATACAATCAAAGTCAGGTGTTTGGTTCAACAATGATATTGCTTGATGTTCCACCCTATAATACAATCAAAGTCAGGTGTTTGGTTCAACAATGATATTGGTTGATGTTCCAGCCTATAATACAATCAAAGTCAGGTGTTTGGTTCAACAATGATATTGGTTGATGTTCCAGCCTATAATACAATCAAAGTCAGGTGTTTGGTTCATACTTTGTACTTGATACTAAGTACATATACTTGCGAAAAGTTAAATAATTCTTAGGGTGGGACATTTTCATAtcatttatatcaaaatcaaattTACCTTGCATGTTTGTAGTAGAAGAATCACCCCTAAGGTCATATGCATGTTCGGGGTACTCCAACGATAATCATTGtaatcatgacatcatcatcatcattattatttttctgttAGGTTCGAGAGTTCCATGGGATGAACAGTACTTAATAGAATCATTGTCTGACTCTACCATCTACATGGCTTATTATACAGTTGCCCATCTTTTACAAGGAGGTGTCATTAATGGACAAACTATTGGACCGCTTGGTATAAAGTaagataaaatattattcatttccagtaattattttatttatttatttgttctttctttaaactgaaatacactttcaatacaaatgtactgatttccaaagtggttcagtaaacatattatttataacaaaactaaaatacaaaagaaaaacaaaaagaaagaaaagagatataaaactatttacaattgtGGAGGCAAAAAGGTTAATACATATGATTTCTATAGTGAAGATTTAAAAGTTGCCAAAGAAATATTATGGAGTTCtaattttatgttatttgttGATGTAGCAAGTGGTTGTAAGCAAGTACTTAGCattaacgcccgtattcttaaaccggactttagtcgtagttcgaagttcgacttggaaaagtcgtagttcgagctattacttcaaattcgattcaaaaatgaagtagtcgaagtttgcagttcgacttaatgaagtcgagcttttagtcgagttgcacacgtcttggtaacaaaggctatacattggccaatgacaagagagtatttgaggagcagacgaaattttgcgcattgatatcactttccatttcttacaacactttttacgcatcaggactatatacatgaaaaataattttaatcgttaattattagaacaatatcagtattaatttaacagtgaagtatatttgattaacaacaaataaaatcttaaaaatatatttaggaaccatggcggtacggtaacttttatattttctaggcccccaacaaagtatgatcgccacgaaccacgcacttcatagcgtgacaagaaagcgataggccccctaaacattccatcgcgtggtgaattgccgcatctcccattgtcgctatggcgtgacgtagctcaagtcggacttgcgcgaagaaaataatgtaatttgtatacagttgtaaataaagatgattttcattattataatttataccaatgtatatttaattaagctaatataaatatagatatttcattcttcaatatctggccaatataacaactcaatgactgttacgttttttataaacatcgtttaaaaaccatttagtcgaccatttagtctgccccctccaggactaaaaaaatcgatcaaaatccgtctcgatttagtcgaggttggcctgatttagtcggtgatttagttgaagttcggtttatgaattaaaatgacgtcatttttttagttttagctcgaactacgactaaagtccggtttaagaatacgggcgtaagtgTATTTAAAGAACTGAGAGACATCTGAAGAAAACTgaacatattaaattaattttcttcatTACTCATTCTTTCCCAATCGTAAACATCTTTGTGGAACCAAAGTGTAAATTACTTTACACCCTTCAAAAGTGAAGTAGTGTACACATATACTCCATATAACTCAAAAATGTATTGCAGATGGAGAAGTATCCTATATAAGCTTAGAGTTTGCGAATTCTCTTTTTTCTTATTCTGTTTGTAGATTTGTTGATATGGATAgattttctgaaataaaagaaatcgaATTGAATTGTAGAATAACATTAGACAGTATCGTAGTAAAATTAATGTTGTTACATTAATGATGTTTGATCATTTTTCTATAAATAGACCTGAAGACATGACAAGAAGCGTTTGGGATTATATCTTCTTTTCAAATACAAAACTGCCGTCAAAATCCAAGATATCAAAAAAATCACTCAACAAATTACGTCAGGAGTTTCAATACTGGTATCCGGTTGACCTCCGTGTGTCTGGCAAGGATCTTGTACCAAACCACTTGACGTATTTCCTTTACAATCATTGTGCAATCTGGCCTGACAATCCAGGCCGGTGGCCGCAATCTATTCGCACCAATGGTCATCTAATGTTAAACAACGAGAAGATGTCCAAATCAACTGGCAACTTCCTTACTCTACAACAAGCGATTGACAAGTTTTCTGCTGATGGTATGTGACTTGACCTTTAACCTCCAGTCCAACATCCCTGGGTTCAGTTATAAATGTATCCGTGTGAGATAATGTCCCAATTGATTGTAAAATCAAAACGTTACAATCAATCAAAGCATTACTGCTCTGAACTAGttatccattcatagaagcacaGAAGAAAGGAAGGCTGTTTGTTGGTGACTACTTTAGCTTGACTTCTAAACCTAATCCTCGGTTCAGTTATAACATGCCTAACTGCAAGAAGTTGTGAATTCAATTCTAGACATCTATTTGACaactatttttgttttcttgaaaaacttattaaactttatataagaaaaaatgatgaaattgaTATATTTTGTGCAAAATCCTTTCAGGTATGCGTCTTGCCTTAGCTGATTCTGGTGACACACCTGTTGAAGATGCCAACTTTGTGGAGAGCATGGCTGATGCCGGTATTCTCCGCCTCTACACGTTCCTCGACTGGGTCAAAGAAATGTTGGAGCTGAAATCAACTCTACGTACTGGACCAATTGATAGTTACAATGATAGAGTCTTTGTACAGGAGATGAATAAAGGAATAATGACAACTGATTCTAACTATGAGAAGATGTTATTTAAGGAAGCACTTAAGACTGGCTTTTATGAATTCCAGGTGAGGGAGTATGCAAATGACTTGAACCtaatattatagatagatatTGAACTTGTTGATAGCAGCTATGTATATGTTCATATTATCacaaacaatttaaacattgtatactgtatttctaaCAAAACATTTACCATGCATCACAACCTTAAGCTCCGTCTActctattaaactagtttgacaaaaaaaagtgtgatgtgctcaaatatggtagtgttatgatgTCATTAAgtccacatatgggcacataaagtttgatagtgtagacagatctttataaTTTTATTGGTTTGGTGGTTATATATAAGGAAATTGCCTTTACTGGTACCAACAGCTAATTGTAGTCCAATTATTGAGGCTGTCTTTGAAACCACTGTCCAATTGAGATGTCTTGTGACAGAGCTTTAACTAATAATGTCAGATTTATAggattggtttttttttcttcgtaGGCATCTAGAGATAAATATCGAGAGCTTGCCATGGAAGGTATGCACCACGACCTCATCTTTAGATTCATTGAGATGCAAGCCCTTATTCTGTCTCCCATCTGTCCTCACCTGTGTGAGCATATATGGGGGCTAATTGGTAAGAAGGGCTCCATAATGAAGGCAAGTTGGCCAACTGTCTCAGAAGTGGATGAGGTCCTAATTCGCTCCTCTGAATATCTCATGGATTCGGCTCATGACTTCCGTCTTCGAGTTAAAAATATTGCGCAGCCACAAAAACAGAAggtaatatacattaaaaaatggcatatttttttacttatttccatatttcttattatttataggTAAAACTTATGTTTATATCTAAatataaatctataaaaataaaaaatgtaaaactagtttTTCTTTTCTAACAGAAAGGCATGCCTCCACCTCAGAAGCCAACTCACGGCACTATATACGTAGCCAAGACGTTTCCTCCATGGCAGAGTACAATCCTTAGCAAGCTGAAACAGATGTATCAGGTTAGCTTGACActtgttttaagctctgtctacactatcaaactttatgtgataaaaaatgtgcctatatatggacatgatgatgtcgtattactaccatatttgggcatatcacacttttttgacaaggtagttggatagtgtagacagcgctctTGCTTGATTAAAAGCCTCTTAGTCACATTTTTTACTATCTAGCCTTCTGATAAATTTACTGAATTATTcaattgtttctttattgtCTAGGCTAACAATGGAACTTTCCCAGAAAACAAAGAAATTGTCAATCAACTGAAGACGATCGATACACTGAAGAAATATATGAAAAAAGTTATGCCATTTGTACAACAAAGCAAGGTAAACTAACTTTACTGCATTTATTTATCTTTACTACGAAAATAACagttgaaaattaaaattaggGAATATAATTGTCCTACAGTATAAtaagaaacttttattttcttttttaggaAAATGTCGCGGT from Antedon mediterranea chromosome 5, ecAntMedi1.1, whole genome shotgun sequence carries:
- the LOC140050470 gene encoding leucine--tRNA ligase, cytoplasmic-like, translated to MEGLDLKRKGTQKVTTLRRIEVDVQKKWDDAKMFEEDAPDGAKESGKDKYMVTFPYPYMNGRLHLGHTFSLSKCEFCVGYLRLKGRHCLFPFGLHCTGMPIKACADKLAREIEDFGCPPDFPEEIEVEVVVHSEPIIKDKSKGKKSKLAAKKGTANYQWQIMESLGIPAEEIPKFADAMYWFEYFPPRAKEDLRSMGIKVDWRRTFYTTDVNPFYDSFVRWQFLHLKEGNKIKFGKRYTIYSPKDGQPCMDHDRQTGEGVGPQEYTLIKMKANKPYPEKLKHLSDKDIFLVAATLRPETMYGQTNCWLHPDIKYIAYKTKDGEVFISTKRAARNMSFQGFFKEEGKVDVVANITGQDIMGMALSAPLTSYKVIYTLPMLTIKEDKGSGVVTSVPSDSPDDFAALRDLKKKAAFREKFGVADHMVLPFEPVPIIDVPSFGNLSAVTVCEQMKIQSQNDKIQLQEAKEKVYLKGFYDGVMLVDEYKGQKVQDVKKLVQKKMYDSKEACKYMEPERKVTSRSGDKCVVALCDQWFLDYGEEKWKALTTKALENANTYCDETRKNFLATLDWLREHACSRSYGLGSRVPWDEQYLIESLSDSTIYMAYYTVAHLLQGGVINGQTIGPLGIKPEDMTRSVWDYIFFSNTKLPSKSKISKKSLNKLRQEFQYWYPVDLRVSGKDLVPNHLTYFLYNHCAIWPDNPGRWPQSIRTNGHLMLNNEKMSKSTGNFLTLQQAIDKFSADGMRLALADSGDTPVEDANFVESMADAGILRLYTFLDWVKEMLELKSTLRTGPIDSYNDRVFVQEMNKGIMTTDSNYEKMLFKEALKTGFYEFQASRDKYRELAMEGMHHDLIFRFIEMQALILSPICPHLCEHIWGLIGKKGSIMKASWPTVSEVDEVLIRSSEYLMDSAHDFRLRVKNIAQPQKQKKGMPPPQKPTHGTIYVAKTFPPWQSTILSKLKQMYQANNGTFPENKEIVNQLKTIDTLKKYMKKVMPFVQQSKENVAVNGMRALDLELDFDEKKVLEDNLEYLTQTVDLEGLEVKFSEEGDAKVKEECCPGKPYSTYYTQPSVSVTMVNPQPGSGFFSFSLPIMQHDTLPKITRRMCKQERNIKNPNKVTLYYYDNPELGPRSMPRYDQPTAGKTTIPMNGIFNIDVNNKLVTMTQNGSSKSIGTQLVYIIE